A window of the Pongo abelii isolate AG06213 chromosome 10, NHGRI_mPonAbe1-v2.0_pri, whole genome shotgun sequence genome harbors these coding sequences:
- the C1QL4 gene encoding complement C1q-like protein 4 isoform X1, whose product MVLLLLVAIPLLVHSSRGPAHYEMLGRCRMVCDPHGPRGPGPDGAPASVPPFPPGAKGEVGRRGKAGLRGPPGPPGPRGPPGEPGRPGPPGPPGPGPGGVAPAAGYVPRIAFYAGLRRPHEGYEVLRFDDVVTNVGNAYEAASGKFTCPMPGVYFFAYHVLMRGGDGTSMWADLMKNGQVRASAIAQDADQNYDYASNSVILHLDVGDEVFIKLDGGKVHGGNTNKYSTFSGFIIYPD is encoded by the exons atggtgctgctgctgctagtGGCCATCCCGCTGCTGGTGCACAGCTCCCGCGGGCCAGCGCACTACGAGATGCTGGGTCGCTGCCGCATGGTGTGCGACCCGCATGGGCCCCGTGGCCCGGGTCCCGACGGCGCGCCTGCTTCCGTGCCCCCCTTCCCGCCAGGCGCCAAGGGAGAGGTGGGCCGGCGCGGGAAAGCAGGCCTGCGGGGGCCCCCTGGACCACCAGGTCCAAGAGGGCCCCCAGGAGAACCCGGCAGGCCAGGACCCCCGGGCCCTCCCGGTCCAGGTCCGGGCGGGGTGGCGCCCGCTGCCGGCTACGTGCCTCGCATTGCTTTCTACGCGGGCCTGCGGCGGCCTCACGAGGGTTACGAGGTACTGCGCTTCGACGACGTGGTGACCAACGTGGGCAACGCCTACGAGGCAGCCAGCGGCAAGTTTACTTGCCCCATGCCAGGCGTCTACTTCTTCGCTTACCACGTGCTCATGCGCGGCGGCGACGGCACCAGCATGTGGGCCGACCTCATGAAGAACGGACAG GTCCGGGCCAGCGCCATTGCTCAGGACGCGGACCAGAACTACGACTACGCCAGCAACAGCGTCATTCTGCACCTGGACGTGGGCGACGAGGTCTTCATCAAGCTGGACGGCGGGAAAGTGCATGGCGGCAACACCAACAAGTACAGCACCTTCTCCGGCTTCATCATCTACCCCGACTGA
- the DNAJC22 gene encoding dnaJ homolog subfamily C member 22 (The RefSeq protein has 1 substitution compared to this genomic sequence) — protein MAKGLLVTYALWAVGGPAGLHHLYLGRDSHALLWMLTLGGGGLGWLWEFWKLPSFVAQANRAQGQRQSPRGVTPPLSPIRFAAQVIVGIYFGLVALISLSSMVNFYIVALPLAVGLGVLLVAAVGNQTSDFKNTLGAAFLTSPIFYGRPIAILPISVAASITAQKRRRYKALVASEPLSVRLYRLGLAYLAFTGPLAYSALCNTAATLSYVAETFGSFLNWFSFFPLLGRLMEFVLLLPYRIWRLLMGETGFNSSYFQEWAKLYEFVHSFQDEKRQLAYQVLGLSEGATNEEIHRSYRELVKVWHPDHNLDQTEEAQRHFLEIQAAYEVLSQPRKPRGSRR, from the exons ATGGCCAAGGGGCTCCTGGTGACCTATGCCCTCTGGGCTGTGGGGGGCCCTGCTGGGCTCCACCACCTGTACCTGGGAAGGGACAGCCACGCCCTGCTCTGGATGCTGACTCTGGGAGGAGGTGGGCTGGGCTGGCTCTGGGAGTTCTGGAAGCTCCCAAGCTTTGTAGCTCAGGCCAACAGAGCCCAGGGACAGAGGCAGAGCCCCAGAGGGGTGACACCCCCTCTGAGTCCCATTCGCTTTGCTGCCCAGGTGATAGTTGGCATCTATTTTGGCCTTGTGGCACTGATTAGCCTTTCTTCCATGGTCAACTTCTATATTGTGGCCCTCCCACTGGCAGTTGGCTTAGGGGTCTTGCTGGTGGCTGCTGTTGGCAACCAGACCTCAGACTTTAAGAACACTCTGGGGGCAGCATTTCTCACTTCACCTATCTTCTATGGCCGCCCCATAGCCATACTGCCCATTAGCGTGGCCGCCAGCATTACAGCTCAGAAGCATCGCCGCTACAAAGCTTTGGTGGCATCAGAGCCGCTCAGTGTGCGGCTCTACCGTCTGGGCTTGGCTTACCTTGCTTTCACAGGCCCACTGGCATACAGTGCCCTCTGCAACACAGCTGCCACCCTCAGCTATGTGGCAGAAACCTTTGGCTCCTTCTTGAATTGGTTCAGCTTCTTCCCCCTTCTTGGCCGCCTCATGGAGTTTGTCCTCCTTCTGCCTTACCGGATCTGGAGACTACTGATGGGGGAGACTGGCTTCAACAGCAGCTACTTCCAGGAGTGGGCGAAGCTCTATGAGTTTGTTCACAGTTTTCAGGATGAGAAGCGTCAGCTGGCTTACCAG GTTTTGGGCCTCTCAGAAGGGGcaacaaatgaagaaatacatCGGAGTTACCGGGAGCTAGTGAAGGTCTGGCACCCAGACCACAACCTGGACCAGACAGAGGAGGCACAGAGGCACTTCCTGGAGATCCAGGCTGCGTATGAAGTCCTGAGTCAACCCAGGAAGCCCAGGGGATCCCGGAGGTGA
- the TROAP gene encoding tastin isoform X1, translating into MTTRQATKDPLLRGVSPTPSKIPVRSQKRTPFPTVTSCALDQENQDPRRWVQKPPLNIQRPLVDSAGPRPKARHQAETSQRLVGITQPRNPLAELRPSPRGQNVGPGPPAQTEAPGTIEFVADPAALATILSGEGVKSCHLGRQPSLAKRVLVRGSQGGTTQRGQGVRASAYLAPRTPTHRLDPARASCFSRLEGPGPRGRTLCPQRLQALISPSGPSFHLSTRPSLQELRRETAGSSRTSVSQASGLLLETPVQPAFSLPKGEHEVVTRSDEGGVASLGLAQRVPLRENREMTHTRDSHDSHLMPSPAPVAQPLPGHVVPCPSPFGRAQRVPSPGPPTLTSYSVLRRLTVQPKTRFTPMPSTPRVQQAQWLRGVSPQSCSEDPALPWEQVAVRLFDQESCIRSLEGSGKPPVATPSGPHSNRTPSLQEVKIQRIGILQQLLRQEVEGLVGGQCVPLNGGSSLDMVELQPLLTEISRTLNATEHNSGTSHLPGLLKHSGLPKPCLPEECGEPQPCPAAEPGPPGAFCRNESEIPEPSFQEQLEVPEPCPPAEPRPLESCCRSKPETPEPPPQEQLEVPEPCPPAEPRPLESCCRSKPETPEPSPQEQLEVPEPCLSAEPGPPESCCRSEPEIPEPSRHEQLKVPEPCPPAEPGPLQPSTQGQSGPPGPCPRVELGASEPCTLEHRSLESSLPPCCGQWAPATTSLIFSSQHPLCASPPICSLQSLRPPAGQAGLSSLAPRTLALRERLKSCLTAIHCFHEARLDDECAFYTSRAPPSGPTRVCTNPVATLLEWQDALCFIPVGSAAPQGSPS; encoded by the exons ACGCCCCCTTGTTGATTCAGCAGGCCCCAGGCCGAAAGCCAGGCACCAAGCAGAGACATCGCAAAGATTGGTGGGGATCACTCAGCCTCGGAATCCCTTGGCGGAGCTCAGGCCTAGCCCTAGGGGCCAAAATGTGGGGCCTGGGCCGCCTGCCCAGACAG AGGCTCCAGGGACCATAGAGTTTGTGGCTGACCCTGCAGCCCTGGCCACCATCCTGTCAGGTGAGGGTGTGAAGAGCTGTCACCTGGGGCGCCAGCCTAGTCTGGCTAAAAGAGTACTGGTTCGAGGAAGTCAGGGAGGCACCACCCAGAGGGGCCAG GGTGTTCGGGCCTCTGCATATTTGGCCCCCAGAACCCCCACCCACCGACTGGACCCTGCCAGGGCTTCCTGCTTCTCTAGGCTGGAGGGACCAGGACCTCGAGGCCGGACATTGTGCCCCCAGAGGCTACAGGCTCTG ATTTCACCTTCAGGACCTTCCTTTCACCTTTCCACTCGCCCCAGTTTGCAGGAGCTAAGAAGGGAGACAGCTGGCAGCAGCCG GACTTCAGTGAGCCAGGCCTCAGGATTGCTCCTGGAGACCCCAGTCCAGCCTG CTTTCTCTCTCCCTAAAGGAGAACATGAGGTTGTCACTCGCTCAGATGAAGGAGGTGTGGCCTCTCTTGGTCTGGCCCAGCGAGTACCATTAAGAGAAAACCGAGAAATGACACATACCAGG GACAGCCATGACTCCCACCTGATGCCCTCCCCTGCCCCTGTGGCCCAGCCCTTGCCTGGCCATGTGGTGCCATGTCCATCACCCTTTGGACGGGCTCAGCGTGTACCCTCCCCAGGCCCTCCAACTCTG ACCTCATATTCAGTGTTGCGGCGTCTCACCGTTCAACCTAAAACCCGGTTCACACCCATGCCATCAACCCCCAGAGTTCAGCAG gcccagtggctgcGTGGTGTCTCCCCTCAGTCCTGCTCTGAAgatcctgccctgccctgg GAGCAGGTTGCCGTCCGGTTGTTTGACCAGGAGAGTTGTATAAGGTCACTGGAGGGGTCTGGGAAACCACCTGTGGCCACTCCTTCTGGACCCCACTCTAACAGAACCCCCAGCCTCCAGGAGGTGAAGATTCAA CGCATCGGTATCCTGCAGCAGCTGTTGAGACAGGAGGTAGAGGGGCTGGTAGGGGGCCAGTGTGTCCCCCTTAATGGAGGCTCTTCTCTGGATATGGTTGAACTTCAGCCCCTGCTGACTGAGATTTCTAGAACTCTGAATGCCACAGAGCATAACTCTGGGACTTCCCACCTTCCTGGACTGTTAAAACACTCAGGGCTGCCAAAGCCCTGCCTTCCAGAGGAGTGCGGGGAACCACAGCCCTGCCCTGCAGCAGAGCCTGGGCCCCCAGGGGCCTTCTGTAGGAATGAGTCTGAGATACCAGAGCCCTCCTTCCAGGAACAGCTTGAAGTACCAGAGCCTTGCCCTCCAGCAGAACCCAGGCCCCTAGAGTCCTGCTGTAGGAGTAAGCCTGAGACACCAGAGCCCCCCCCCCAGGAACAGCTTGAAGTACCAGAGCCCTGCCCTCCAGCAGAACCCAGGCCCCTAGAGTCCTGCTGTAGGAGTAAGCCTGAGACACCAGAGCCCTCCCCCCAGGAACAGCTTGAAGTACCAGAGCCCTGCCTTTCAGCAGAGCCCGGGCCCCCAGAATCCTGCTGTAGGAGTGAGCCCGAGATACCAGAGCCCTCTCGCCACGAACAGCTTAAGGTACCCGAGCCCTGCCCTCCAGCAGAACCCGGGCCCCTTCAGCCCAGCACCCAGGGGCAGTCTGGACCCCCAGGACCCTGCCCTAGGGTAGAGCTGGGGGCATCAGAGCCCTGCACCCTGGAACATAGAAGTCTGGAGTCCAGCCTACCACCCTGCTGCGGTCAGTGGGCTCCAGCAACCACCAGCCTGATCTTCTCTTCCCAACACCCGCTTTGTGCCAGCCCCCCTATCTGCTCACTTCAGTCTCTGAGACCCCCAGCAGGCCAGGCAG GCCTCAGCAGTCTGGCCCCTCGAACCCTAGCCCTGAGGGAGCGCCTCAAATCATGTTTAACCGCCATCCACTGCTTCCACGAGGCTCGTCTGGACGATGAGTGTGCCTTTTACACCAGCCGAGCCCCTCCCTCAGGCCCCACCCGGGTCTGCACGAACCCTGTGGCTACATTACTCGAATGGCAGGATGCCCTG TGTTTCATTCCAGTTGGTTCTGCTGCCCCCCAGGGCTCTCCATCATGA
- the C1QL4 gene encoding complement C1q-like protein 4 isoform X2, whose amino-acid sequence MVLLLLVAIPLLVHSSRGPAHYEMLGRCRMVCDPHGPRGPGPDGAPASVPPFPPGAKGEVGRRGKAGLRGPPGPPGPRGPPGEPGRPGPPGPPGPGPGGVAPAAGYVPRIAFYAGLRRPHEGYEVLRFDDVVTNVGNAYEAASGKFTCPMPGVYFFAYHVLMRGGDGTSMWADLMKNGQVRASAIAQDADQNYDYASNSVILHLDVGDEVFIKLDGGKVHGGNTNKV is encoded by the exons atggtgctgctgctgctagtGGCCATCCCGCTGCTGGTGCACAGCTCCCGCGGGCCAGCGCACTACGAGATGCTGGGTCGCTGCCGCATGGTGTGCGACCCGCATGGGCCCCGTGGCCCGGGTCCCGACGGCGCGCCTGCTTCCGTGCCCCCCTTCCCGCCAGGCGCCAAGGGAGAGGTGGGCCGGCGCGGGAAAGCAGGCCTGCGGGGGCCCCCTGGACCACCAGGTCCAAGAGGGCCCCCAGGAGAACCCGGCAGGCCAGGACCCCCGGGCCCTCCCGGTCCAGGTCCGGGCGGGGTGGCGCCCGCTGCCGGCTACGTGCCTCGCATTGCTTTCTACGCGGGCCTGCGGCGGCCTCACGAGGGTTACGAGGTACTGCGCTTCGACGACGTGGTGACCAACGTGGGCAACGCCTACGAGGCAGCCAGCGGCAAGTTTACTTGCCCCATGCCAGGCGTCTACTTCTTCGCTTACCACGTGCTCATGCGCGGCGGCGACGGCACCAGCATGTGGGCCGACCTCATGAAGAACGGACAG GTCCGGGCCAGCGCCATTGCTCAGGACGCGGACCAGAACTACGACTACGCCAGCAACAGCGTCATTCTGCACCTGGACGTGGGCGACGAGGTCTTCATCAAGCTGGACGGCGGGAAAGTGCATGGCGGCAACACCAACAA GGTATAA